A genome region from Streptomyces sp. NBC_01296 includes the following:
- a CDS encoding vWA domain-containing protein, which yields MNESRRSTTEPSVEHPLILGLLIDVSASMRTLIVGPGAGPGQQRIESVRSSIDQLIERAAAYCTTEAGTAIASRISLFAFGFGFGNPRSYLTGWKGSAVQDLLALPKASEPLIGIDRLASDWRSHQAHITSLGRHMFGATPMLEAFQTAQERLRVAREMKSVADQPILFVFSDGEPTGPGTPDDIAATAQELKDTGVLVACCLLTSTPVGTRRRLHGTIQPDWPPAARLMFACASVLEEYSPYADHLHEHRWQTEPGSRLFAAVTNSEDLSTFLDLALSRLRPTEVATPTPLGTGVPQHSTTQITIHGPVNAIQTAPQAPATSLTSPERLAPTRGGPTENAISDGTFSGPVVQSGTIGQVSFHLPAAPKTDEDGQGDQ from the coding sequence ATGAACGAGTCACGGCGATCGACGACTGAGCCATCGGTCGAGCACCCCTTGATTCTGGGGCTGTTGATCGATGTCTCGGCTTCCATGCGTACTCTCATCGTGGGACCGGGCGCGGGGCCGGGTCAACAACGCATCGAGAGCGTAAGGTCGTCGATCGACCAGCTGATCGAACGGGCCGCCGCGTACTGTACGACGGAGGCTGGGACGGCGATCGCTTCACGCATCAGCCTGTTCGCCTTCGGATTCGGCTTCGGGAACCCGCGGTCGTACCTGACAGGGTGGAAGGGGTCGGCGGTGCAGGACCTGCTTGCCCTGCCGAAGGCATCCGAACCGTTGATCGGCATCGACCGGCTGGCAAGCGACTGGCGGTCCCACCAGGCGCACATCACCTCTCTGGGGCGACACATGTTCGGCGCCACCCCCATGCTGGAGGCATTTCAGACCGCGCAGGAGCGACTGCGGGTGGCGCGGGAAATGAAGTCCGTCGCTGACCAGCCAATCCTGTTCGTCTTCTCCGACGGCGAGCCCACCGGCCCCGGCACCCCCGACGACATCGCCGCGACTGCGCAGGAACTGAAGGACACCGGTGTGTTGGTTGCGTGCTGCCTGCTGACCTCCACTCCGGTGGGCACCCGGCGGCGACTGCACGGCACCATCCAGCCCGACTGGCCTCCCGCGGCCCGCCTGATGTTCGCCTGCGCCTCGGTGCTGGAGGAGTACTCGCCCTACGCGGATCATCTGCACGAGCACCGCTGGCAGACCGAACCCGGCAGCAGGCTTTTCGCCGCCGTCACCAACTCCGAAGACCTCTCCACCTTCCTCGACCTCGCCCTCAGCCGCCTGCGCCCCACTGAGGTCGCCACGCCCACACCGCTCGGGACCGGTGTGCCACAGCATTCGACGACGCAAATCACGATCCACGGCCCGGTCAACGCGATCCAGACCGCTCCCCAGGCCCCCGCGACTTCCCTCACATCACCGGAGCGGCTGGCCCCCACCAGGGGCGGTCCGACCGAGAACGCCATCAGCGACGGCACCTTCTCCGGCCCCGTGGTCCAAAGCGGCACCATCGGTCAGGTCTCGTTCCATCTCCCGGCAGCACCGAAAACCGACGAGGACGGCCAGGGGGACCAATGA
- a CDS encoding DM13 domain-containing protein: MVSDPEAVRVATERRPAEHLPQGRRRPGPDGAGGGDDERRDLRRGVLVPAEVEGQDHLGAVLAQGTLISHEHATTGTAKLIRLPDGSHTLRLEHLDTSNGPDLRVSLTDAPGKERPAGWTVFDDGKYVSLGKLKGNKSDQNHEIPADVNLADFSSVTVWCDRFGVSFGAAALTSV, encoded by the coding sequence GTGGTCAGTGATCCCGAAGCTGTTCGAGTGGCCACCGAACGACGTCCTGCAGAACATCTTCCGCAGGGTCGGCGGCGGCCCGGTCCCGATGGCGCGGGCGGCGGCGATGATGAACGCCGCGATCTACGACGCGGAGTCCTCGTACCAGCTGAAGTGGAAGGGCAAGATCACCTCGGAGCCGTCCTCGCGCAGGGCACCCTCATCAGTCACGAGCACGCCACCACGGGCACGGCGAAACTGATCCGCCTCCCCGACGGCTCGCACACCCTCCGCCTGGAGCACCTCGACACCAGCAACGGCCCGGACCTCCGCGTCTCGCTCACCGATGCCCCGGGGAAGGAGCGCCCCGCCGGCTGGACCGTCTTCGACGACGGCAAGTACGTGAGCCTGGGCAAGCTCAAGGGCAACAAGAGCGACCAGAACCACGAGATCCCGGCCGACGTCAACCTCGCCGACTTCAGCAGCGTCACCGTCTGGTGCGACCGCTTCGGCGTCTCCTTCGGTGCGGCGGCCCTGACCTCGGTGTGA
- a CDS encoding LysR family transcriptional regulator, which yields MLDVRRLYMLKTVAARGSITAAAHSLALTAGAVSQQLAALRSDVGVDLLRPDGRTVALTEAGRVLLEHADRILAAMEEAESAIAAVKGAVGATATLAALPSTVTRIVAPALTALGSCHPQLAVTCLITDLAQLRELALGTVDVVLGQHYHHLPDATPRGINVSPLLDDPLLVVTAADHGDGRPVMLQELAAHDLAVPPPTTDCGQAILQGCHRAGFTPRPRYVTADIAAQLTLARAGLATALVPHTAIDPTTPGIRTAPIADHPIQRLLFAATRHTENANPTTTAVISALRTAAQEGQTACLPPAQE from the coding sequence ATGCTCGATGTCCGCCGCCTGTACATGCTCAAGACCGTCGCCGCCCGGGGCTCCATCACCGCGGCCGCCCACTCCCTGGCGCTGACCGCCGGTGCCGTGTCCCAGCAATTGGCCGCGCTGAGAAGCGACGTGGGAGTCGACCTGCTGCGCCCCGACGGGCGAACCGTCGCGCTGACGGAGGCCGGCCGTGTCCTCCTCGAACACGCCGACCGGATCCTCGCAGCCATGGAGGAGGCCGAAAGCGCCATCGCGGCAGTCAAGGGCGCGGTCGGCGCCACCGCCACGCTCGCCGCGCTGCCGTCCACCGTCACCAGGATCGTGGCCCCCGCTCTCACCGCACTCGGCTCATGCCACCCGCAGCTCGCAGTGACCTGCCTCATCACCGACCTGGCACAGCTACGCGAACTCGCACTGGGCACCGTCGATGTGGTGCTGGGACAGCACTATCATCACCTGCCGGACGCGACACCCCGGGGCATCAACGTCTCACCCCTGCTCGACGATCCGCTGCTCGTCGTCACCGCAGCCGACCATGGCGACGGCAGGCCCGTCATGTTGCAGGAACTGGCCGCGCACGACCTCGCCGTACCACCGCCGACCACGGACTGCGGACAAGCCATCCTGCAAGGCTGCCACCGGGCGGGCTTCACACCCAGACCCCGCTACGTCACCGCCGACATCGCCGCCCAGCTCACCCTCGCTCGAGCCGGCCTCGCCACCGCGCTCGTCCCCCACACGGCCATCGACCCGACCACACCAGGAATCCGTACGGCCCCCATCGCGGACCACCCGATCCAACGCCTCCTCTTCGCCGCGACCCGCCACACAGAGAACGCGAACCCGACAACCACCGCCGTCATCTCAGCACTGCGCACAGCCGCCCAGGAAGGGCAAACCGCCTGCCTACCGCCAGCCCAGGAGTGA
- a CDS encoding SCO6745 family protein has protein sequence MEISQCIAAVARPIHDFGDEFMSDEATAEIGLRAGFAPGRGFYCRGRFGVLGEAPVTVVQAVQGFLGTRLVTTGWLAGQPVMPAQEAAACYARAVRAWGRAHIPADADVEQFNHLAQQLIDAADADALPLFAGWRAQPCPDDDPAGAAMQRIHVLREHRGACHLAAVRMCGLSAQAAMVINLGVEQAARYGWQDPQPVDAAQIPRRQRAERITDEMQMPLYARLTIRQRTEFAQLVEALTAP, from the coding sequence ATGGAAATTTCTCAGTGCATTGCCGCTGTGGCCCGCCCCATCCACGACTTCGGTGACGAGTTCATGTCTGACGAGGCGACCGCCGAGATCGGTCTGCGTGCCGGGTTCGCTCCAGGCCGCGGCTTCTACTGCCGCGGACGCTTCGGAGTGCTCGGCGAGGCACCGGTCACGGTGGTCCAAGCGGTACAAGGCTTCCTCGGCACCCGGCTCGTGACGACAGGCTGGCTGGCGGGACAGCCCGTGATGCCGGCGCAAGAGGCCGCCGCCTGCTACGCGCGGGCTGTCCGCGCGTGGGGGCGCGCGCACATCCCCGCCGACGCCGACGTGGAGCAGTTCAACCACCTGGCACAACAGCTGATTGATGCTGCCGACGCCGACGCACTGCCCCTGTTCGCCGGCTGGCGCGCGCAACCGTGCCCTGACGACGACCCGGCCGGCGCAGCCATGCAGCGCATACACGTACTACGCGAACACAGGGGCGCCTGCCATCTGGCGGCGGTGCGCATGTGTGGGCTGAGCGCCCAAGCCGCCATGGTCATCAACCTCGGAGTCGAGCAGGCAGCCCGCTACGGCTGGCAGGACCCGCAGCCCGTCGACGCAGCCCAGATCCCCCGACGGCAACGTGCCGAGCGGATCACCGACGAGATGCAGATGCCGCTCTACGCCCGTCTGACTATCCGGCAGCGCACCGAGTTCGCTCAGCTCGTGGAGGCGCTGACCGCCCCCTGA
- a CDS encoding effector-associated constant component EACC1: MDVAVGAEGPDGENQLRSLRDWLADSQELRGRVEGVERPPETGTLGPVLDALSVALGPAGAVSAFATGLIAWLRTRRGDVHIRVTLPDRSSLELAAKRVSGLDANALQQQVAEVTNLLSRQQEGAGEPEPERRELP; the protein is encoded by the coding sequence ATGGACGTTGCGGTAGGCGCGGAAGGCCCAGACGGGGAGAACCAACTCCGTTCGCTTCGGGACTGGTTAGCTGATTCTCAGGAGTTACGGGGGCGGGTCGAAGGGGTGGAGCGGCCACCGGAGACCGGCACGCTGGGGCCGGTGCTTGACGCGCTGTCGGTCGCACTCGGCCCGGCTGGTGCGGTGAGCGCGTTCGCCACCGGTCTCATCGCCTGGCTGCGCACCCGCCGTGGAGATGTGCACATCAGGGTGACGCTCCCGGACCGCAGTTCGCTGGAGCTGGCCGCGAAGCGAGTATCCGGTCTCGACGCCAATGCTCTGCAGCAGCAAGTGGCCGAAGTCACTAACCTGTTGAGTCGACAACAAGAGGGCGCGGGCGAGCCCGAGCCCGAGCGTCGTGAGCTGCCGTGA
- a CDS encoding caspase, EACC1-associated type: MTDLSGAGVRVLLIATATHEGPLLTSVPAVATSCQDLRTALIERCGVRPDRLRTLLDPADARTMARAVTEEAQRADTVLLVYFIGHGLLGPDGELYLAATGTDRLTPGMAEHQALSFSSLRQALEASRASSVVVVLDCCFSGRASLNGSPSLPAFTMTPAHGMYLMGSAEQLALAPPGAAHTAFTGALIELLTHGDPRGLQQLTLDAVFDGVFRAMSDRQGPLPRRQAGDRSGQLVIAPNPAVPAQPGPPEDLEPAPGRCPYLGLDAFGVDDADVYFGRDGMTERVFAALTEVAGADEPGPLVLVGPSGSGKTSLLNAGLTAGLHERGLLGTASWLPLRLTPGRSPLRRLAAQFDTGPEAVDRMWEDPDHAAELAERLLTDRPEQRLIVLVDQLEELFTLCPDTSERTAFLRSVTALARLSGGDRPRALVVLALRADFYGQAAAHPELLAALRDNQLLVEPMTPDELHAAVDGPAAAAGLVLDEGLADVILHEFGATTDRQPAAGALPLLSHVLWATWLRRAGSRLTVAQYRAAGGIAEAIKTTADDTYDGLDRQGREAVRLMLPRLVRVGEDSADTAQPVDRSALLHGLPDLPAAQQAIDRFTRARLLTLDHDSARISHEALLRAWPQLTEWVDADRDWLRARQQLAADARAWERAGRESSLLYRGSRLAAVRERAASSPASAVEPESVLAEFVDASWRQERRGVRRARIAVAFLMALVMLATSGLIGSVIFQQRAERAGERDLARYLAAEAEELRDQQPGLAKQLSLVSYRTNKDAGRGALLNSRRTPGVIDAEEPAQDLAYSGDGHILAISVGNAIELRYPGGSARVEAGVIGPVTISRDGRTLAAVTYDERRPKTASVRLWDISDPDQPKQTAAPQLDDTVHALALSTDGKTLYGGLTTGEIRVWDIGDRAAPKPLPTLSGHSARIDSLAVSPKRDLLASMSTDGRIQLWRAADSGRPERVAVIEGAKYDRSILVNPRPLHRVAFNPDGQMLAAPVAVKNGDELGLWQLDAPDTPRRVEKKKDDSTSDISSPCYEGLNSIAFSPIREYVVGVCAGTWQVSIYQKDLLPGAILSGASGSSGGGSDEVGMVLFDPANPRRLLQATDHGVHVFYLNNSAQPGAEAFLPATPGTGGQVDYRMAGKKPLIALQGVGVNYLWDATEMPDAATLLTTTRSPDMFTGADIALSPDGRLLADVEVYEGGEADKDGKKQKSVGLRLRSTSAPSKSAPLATIDELDNGVAAIAFSPTEPVLAVSDMNGWRDGNHKTPVVRIYDIANPERPRQIARIDAATTMLDFSPDGESLLLTDSPFADPHGTRPQPADELESWDLTDPAHPEKQWARPVEAAISSVNIAFRPDGKLLAVYDSGGTLRLWRVEEHRLTEELSRASVSIYGSPIAFSPDGTHLALIAKKAVLADDRPEIWDLTDPQNPRRNSYLPGSSRAADFYALQFTPDGEFLAIVRASAGVELWDTNPERVIGDICESAGDPITRQEWNHYLPDKPYEPPCRPS; the protein is encoded by the coding sequence GTGACGGACCTGTCCGGCGCGGGAGTACGGGTCCTGCTGATCGCGACCGCCACGCACGAAGGCCCCCTGCTGACATCGGTACCCGCGGTCGCCACCTCCTGCCAGGATCTGCGCACGGCCTTGATCGAACGCTGCGGAGTGCGGCCCGACCGCCTGCGCACGCTACTCGACCCGGCCGACGCGCGGACCATGGCGCGGGCCGTCACCGAGGAGGCGCAGCGAGCGGACACCGTGCTGCTGGTCTACTTCATCGGGCACGGTCTGCTCGGCCCGGACGGAGAGCTGTACCTGGCAGCCACCGGCACCGACCGCCTCACCCCCGGGATGGCCGAGCACCAGGCGCTGTCGTTCTCCTCCCTGCGGCAGGCACTGGAGGCGAGCCGGGCGTCGTCCGTAGTCGTCGTACTCGACTGCTGCTTCTCCGGACGGGCTTCTTTGAACGGCAGCCCGTCCCTGCCCGCGTTCACGATGACGCCCGCGCACGGCATGTACCTCATGGGGTCCGCGGAACAGCTGGCCCTCGCGCCTCCTGGCGCCGCACACACCGCGTTCACCGGCGCGCTCATCGAGCTGCTGACGCACGGCGACCCGCGCGGGCTCCAGCAGCTGACCCTGGACGCCGTGTTCGACGGGGTTTTCCGGGCGATGAGTGACCGACAGGGGCCGCTGCCCCGGCGCCAGGCAGGGGACCGCTCGGGACAGCTCGTCATCGCACCGAACCCGGCAGTGCCTGCGCAGCCGGGGCCTCCAGAGGACTTGGAGCCCGCGCCCGGCCGCTGCCCGTATCTGGGCCTGGACGCCTTCGGGGTGGACGACGCCGACGTGTACTTCGGGCGCGACGGCATGACGGAGCGGGTGTTCGCCGCACTGACGGAGGTGGCCGGGGCGGATGAGCCGGGCCCGCTGGTTCTGGTGGGCCCGTCCGGTTCAGGAAAGACCTCCCTACTCAACGCCGGTCTCACGGCCGGCCTGCACGAGCGAGGATTGCTCGGCACCGCCTCCTGGCTCCCCCTGCGGCTCACCCCCGGCAGGAGCCCGCTCCGGCGCCTGGCAGCGCAGTTCGACACCGGCCCCGAGGCTGTCGATCGGATGTGGGAGGACCCCGACCACGCGGCCGAGCTGGCCGAACGGCTGCTGACCGACCGGCCGGAGCAGCGGCTGATCGTCCTCGTCGACCAGCTGGAGGAACTGTTCACGCTGTGCCCGGACACCTCGGAGCGCACCGCGTTCCTACGGTCGGTGACTGCCCTGGCCCGGCTCTCGGGAGGGGACCGGCCGCGGGCGCTGGTGGTGCTCGCGCTCCGGGCGGACTTCTACGGCCAGGCGGCCGCGCACCCCGAACTGCTCGCCGCTCTGCGCGACAACCAGCTGTTGGTCGAGCCGATGACCCCCGACGAACTCCACGCCGCCGTCGACGGACCGGCCGCCGCCGCAGGGCTGGTCCTCGACGAGGGCCTCGCCGACGTGATCCTGCACGAGTTCGGCGCAACGACCGACCGGCAACCGGCCGCGGGGGCGCTGCCACTGCTGTCCCATGTCCTGTGGGCGACCTGGCTGCGCCGCGCCGGATCACGGCTCACCGTCGCCCAATACCGTGCCGCCGGCGGCATTGCGGAGGCGATCAAGACCACCGCCGACGACACGTACGACGGACTCGACCGGCAGGGCCGGGAAGCCGTACGTCTCATGCTGCCCCGGCTGGTACGCGTAGGAGAGGACTCCGCCGACACGGCCCAGCCCGTGGACCGCTCTGCGCTCCTGCACGGCCTGCCCGACCTGCCGGCCGCACAGCAGGCCATCGACCGGTTCACCAGGGCCCGCCTGCTCACCCTCGACCACGACTCCGCCCGCATCAGCCATGAAGCACTGCTGCGCGCCTGGCCCCAGCTGACGGAGTGGGTCGACGCGGACCGGGACTGGCTGCGCGCCCGCCAGCAACTCGCCGCCGACGCCCGGGCATGGGAGCGGGCCGGGCGGGAGTCCTCGTTGCTGTACCGGGGGAGCAGGCTGGCCGCCGTACGGGAACGCGCCGCGTCGTCACCGGCGAGCGCGGTCGAGCCCGAGTCCGTGCTCGCCGAGTTCGTGGACGCCTCTTGGCGGCAGGAGCGCCGAGGTGTGCGCCGGGCCCGGATCGCCGTGGCGTTCCTCATGGCCCTGGTCATGCTCGCCACATCCGGGCTGATCGGTTCCGTGATCTTCCAGCAGCGGGCCGAGCGGGCGGGCGAACGCGACCTGGCCCGGTACCTCGCCGCCGAGGCCGAGGAACTCCGCGACCAGCAGCCCGGTCTGGCAAAGCAGCTGAGCCTGGTCTCGTACCGGACGAACAAGGACGCGGGGCGCGGCGCGCTGCTCAACAGTCGGCGCACTCCTGGTGTGATAGACGCAGAGGAGCCGGCCCAGGACCTCGCCTACAGCGGTGACGGCCACATCCTCGCGATCTCCGTCGGTAACGCGATCGAGCTGCGCTACCCGGGCGGCTCCGCACGGGTCGAAGCAGGCGTGATCGGCCCGGTCACGATCAGCCGGGACGGTCGGACACTCGCTGCGGTCACCTACGACGAGCGTCGGCCGAAAACGGCGTCGGTGCGGCTGTGGGACATATCGGATCCCGACCAGCCAAAGCAGACCGCCGCGCCGCAGCTGGACGACACCGTCCACGCGCTCGCCCTGAGTACGGACGGCAAGACCCTGTACGGGGGCCTGACGACCGGTGAGATCCGCGTCTGGGACATCGGCGACCGGGCGGCGCCGAAGCCCCTTCCCACCCTCAGCGGCCATTCCGCGCGGATCGACTCCCTGGCCGTGTCCCCCAAGCGTGATCTGCTCGCCAGCATGAGCACGGACGGCCGGATCCAGCTCTGGAGGGCGGCCGACTCCGGACGCCCCGAGCGCGTCGCCGTGATCGAGGGGGCGAAGTACGACCGCAGCATTCTCGTGAACCCCAGGCCGCTGCACCGGGTGGCCTTCAACCCCGACGGACAGATGCTCGCGGCTCCGGTCGCCGTGAAGAACGGGGACGAGCTCGGGCTGTGGCAGCTGGATGCGCCCGACACGCCCCGAAGGGTGGAAAAGAAGAAGGACGACTCGACGAGCGACATATCCAGCCCCTGCTACGAGGGCCTGAATTCCATCGCGTTCAGCCCGATCCGCGAGTACGTCGTCGGGGTCTGCGCCGGCACCTGGCAGGTGTCGATCTACCAGAAGGACCTCCTTCCCGGCGCGATTCTGTCCGGGGCGTCGGGCAGCAGCGGGGGAGGCTCCGACGAGGTGGGGATGGTTCTGTTCGACCCCGCCAACCCCCGCAGACTGTTGCAGGCCACCGACCACGGCGTGCACGTCTTCTACCTCAACAACTCAGCCCAGCCGGGTGCCGAGGCATTCCTTCCGGCGACGCCCGGAACCGGAGGCCAGGTCGACTACCGGATGGCGGGTAAGAAGCCACTGATCGCCCTTCAAGGAGTGGGCGTGAACTACCTGTGGGACGCGACGGAGATGCCGGACGCGGCCACACTCCTCACCACGACCCGCTCCCCCGACATGTTCACCGGAGCGGACATCGCCCTCAGCCCGGACGGACGCCTCCTCGCCGACGTCGAGGTGTACGAGGGCGGTGAGGCCGACAAGGACGGCAAGAAGCAGAAGAGCGTCGGCCTGCGACTGCGCAGCACCTCGGCGCCCTCGAAATCCGCACCGCTGGCCACCATCGACGAGTTGGACAACGGTGTGGCGGCGATCGCCTTCAGCCCCACCGAGCCCGTCCTGGCCGTGTCCGACATGAACGGCTGGAGAGACGGCAACCACAAGACACCGGTCGTACGGATCTACGACATCGCGAACCCCGAGCGTCCGCGGCAAATCGCCCGGATCGATGCGGCGACCACGATGCTCGACTTCTCCCCGGACGGCGAGTCACTCCTCCTCACCGATAGCCCCTTCGCCGACCCGCACGGCACCCGGCCCCAGCCCGCGGACGAGTTGGAGAGCTGGGACCTCACCGACCCCGCACATCCCGAGAAGCAGTGGGCGCGCCCGGTCGAGGCCGCAATCAGCTCGGTAAACATCGCGTTCCGGCCGGACGGGAAGCTGCTCGCCGTCTACGACAGCGGCGGCACACTGAGGCTGTGGCGCGTCGAGGAGCACCGGCTCACCGAGGAGCTCTCCCGCGCCTCCGTGAGCATCTACGGTAGCCCGATCGCCTTCAGCCCCGACGGAACCCACCTCGCCTTGATCGCGAAGAAGGCCGTGCTTGCCGACGACCGCCCCGAGATCTGGGATCTGACCGATCCGCAGAATCCCAGACGGAACTCCTACCTGCCAGGCTCATCGAGAGCCGCCGATTTCTACGCGCTCCAGTTCACCCCGGACGGCGAGTTCCTCGCCATCGTCAGGGCATCCGCAGGCGTAGAGCTATGGGACACCAACCCGGAACGGGTCATCGGCGACATCTGCGAATCGGCCGGCGATCCCATCACCCGGCAGGAATGGAACCACTACTTGCCCGACAAACCGTACGAGCCGCCGTGCCGTCCGTCCTAG
- a CDS encoding tetratricopeptide repeat protein → MPSVLAGENAALDTTTPHPDALLNPVAALPYPSHVLATLAVRLTSDLTQVQRDQTASEADLATSLSSLGIRLSEVGRWGEALEAELEAVEIRRRLADPVTGNPAAAHEPDLAHSLYVWAALLFWGQQISGALQATNEAVEIYRKLMSARPAQHLILSPLRAVLSLQAEILDGLGRFQEAKAIRVWLAANPEPPDSSK, encoded by the coding sequence GTGCCGTCCGTCCTAGCAGGGGAAAACGCCGCCCTCGACACCACCACGCCCCACCCTGACGCCCTGCTGAACCCGGTAGCCGCACTGCCCTATCCCTCCCACGTCCTCGCCACCCTTGCGGTACGGCTCACCAGCGACCTCACGCAAGTCCAACGCGACCAGACTGCCAGCGAAGCCGACCTTGCCACCTCGCTGTCCAGCCTCGGTATCCGGCTGTCGGAGGTGGGGCGGTGGGGGGAGGCTCTGGAAGCGGAGCTGGAGGCGGTGGAGATCCGTCGGCGGTTGGCGGACCCGGTCACCGGCAACCCCGCCGCTGCCCACGAACCCGACCTCGCTCACTCCTTGTACGTCTGGGCAGCCTTGCTGTTCTGGGGACAGCAAATCTCCGGTGCGTTGCAAGCCACAAATGAAGCAGTGGAAATCTACCGCAAGCTCATGTCGGCGCGGCCTGCCCAGCATCTCATTCTTTCGCCTCTGCGTGCGGTGTTGAGCTTGCAAGCAGAAATACTTGATGGTCTTGGTCGGTTCCAGGAGGCGAAGGCGATTCGCGTTTGGCTCGCAGCCAACCCCGAGCCGCCGGATTCCTCTAAATAG